One genomic segment of Paraburkholderia aromaticivorans includes these proteins:
- the tkt gene encoding transketolase, with the protein MQNDPALDQLCINTIRTLSMDAVQKANSGHPGTPMALAPVAYHLWQNHLRYDPDEPLWPNRDRFVLSVGHASMLLYSLLHLANVKAVDDDGKPTDGPAVSLDDIEHFRQMGSKTPGHPEYRMTTGVETTTGPLGQGLGNSVGMAMAARWYESHFNKPDASLFDYRVYALCGDGDMMEGISHEAASLAGHLKLSNLIWIYDSNRVTIEGHTDLAYSDDVESRFRGYNWHTLRVNDANDAAALEAAFVEAKSITDRPTLIVVHSIIGWGAPHKQDSSAAHGEPLGVEEVALTKKAYGWPEDKFFYVPDGVHERFAAGIGARGKAAREQWQARYDAYNKKHPELAREFAQIEAHELPAGWDSDIPTFDADPKGVASRESSGKVLNAIAARVPWMIGGAADLSPSTKTNLKFEGAGSFEHDNYGGCNLHFGIREHAMGAAVNGLALSSLRPFGSTFLIFSDYMKPPIRLSAIMEVPAIYVFTHDSIGVGEDGPTHQPIEQLASLRGVPGLTVLRPGDANEVAEAWRAALAEPRRPSCIVVSRQPLPTLDRNRYASAQGTRKGAYVLADAADGQKPEVILIATGSELSVCVDVYEKLKSEGIAARVVSMPSWDLFERQDEAYQDFVLPPDVNARVAVEQAASLGWDRYVGRPGAQVVMHTFGASAPLAELKKKFGFTPEHVYEAAKQQIARVKSGRGEE; encoded by the coding sequence ATGCAAAACGATCCCGCCCTCGATCAGCTGTGCATCAACACGATCCGCACGCTGTCGATGGACGCTGTGCAAAAGGCCAATTCCGGTCACCCGGGCACGCCAATGGCGCTGGCCCCCGTCGCCTACCATCTGTGGCAAAACCATCTGCGCTACGACCCTGACGAACCGCTGTGGCCGAATCGCGATCGCTTCGTCCTGTCGGTGGGGCACGCGTCGATGCTGCTGTATTCGCTGCTGCACCTCGCGAACGTGAAAGCCGTGGATGACGACGGCAAGCCGACCGACGGACCCGCGGTTTCGCTCGACGACATCGAGCACTTCCGCCAGATGGGCAGCAAGACGCCGGGCCACCCCGAGTACCGGATGACGACAGGCGTGGAGACCACCACCGGCCCGCTCGGGCAGGGGTTAGGCAACAGCGTCGGCATGGCGATGGCGGCACGCTGGTACGAAAGCCATTTCAACAAGCCCGATGCGTCGTTGTTCGACTATCGCGTCTACGCCCTGTGTGGCGACGGCGACATGATGGAAGGGATATCGCACGAAGCGGCATCGCTCGCGGGTCATCTGAAGCTGTCGAATCTGATCTGGATTTACGACAGCAACCGCGTCACGATTGAAGGCCATACCGACCTCGCGTACAGCGACGATGTGGAAAGCCGCTTTCGCGGCTACAACTGGCACACGCTGCGCGTGAACGACGCAAACGACGCCGCCGCGCTCGAAGCGGCTTTTGTCGAGGCGAAAAGCATTACCGACAGGCCGACGCTGATCGTCGTGCACAGCATTATCGGTTGGGGCGCGCCGCACAAGCAGGACAGTTCGGCGGCGCACGGCGAGCCGCTCGGCGTCGAAGAAGTGGCGCTCACCAAGAAGGCCTACGGCTGGCCCGAGGACAAATTCTTCTATGTGCCAGACGGGGTGCACGAACGCTTCGCGGCGGGCATCGGCGCGCGAGGCAAGGCGGCGCGCGAACAATGGCAGGCCAGGTACGACGCCTACAATAAAAAACACCCGGAACTGGCGCGTGAATTCGCGCAGATCGAGGCGCACGAATTGCCGGCGGGATGGGACAGCGACATCCCGACCTTCGACGCGGACCCGAAGGGAGTGGCTTCACGTGAGTCGTCGGGCAAGGTGCTCAACGCGATTGCCGCGCGCGTGCCGTGGATGATCGGCGGCGCGGCCGACCTCTCGCCGTCCACCAAAACCAATCTGAAGTTCGAAGGCGCGGGCAGCTTCGAACACGACAACTACGGCGGCTGCAATCTGCATTTCGGCATCCGCGAGCATGCGATGGGTGCGGCGGTGAACGGCCTTGCACTATCGAGTCTGCGGCCATTCGGCTCGACCTTTCTGATTTTCAGCGACTATATGAAGCCGCCGATCCGCCTCTCGGCGATCATGGAAGTGCCGGCCATTTACGTGTTCACGCACGATTCGATCGGCGTAGGCGAAGATGGTCCGACTCATCAGCCTATCGAGCAGCTAGCGTCGCTGCGCGGCGTGCCAGGACTGACGGTGCTGCGTCCGGGCGATGCCAACGAAGTGGCCGAAGCGTGGCGGGCGGCGCTGGCCGAGCCGCGGCGGCCGTCTTGCATCGTCGTGTCGCGTCAGCCGTTGCCCACGTTGGACCGCAACCGCTATGCGTCCGCGCAGGGCACGCGCAAGGGCGCCTATGTGCTCGCCGATGCAGCCGACGGACAAAAACCGGAGGTGATCCTGATCGCGACGGGCAGCGAACTGTCGGTTTGCGTGGACGTGTATGAAAAACTCAAGAGCGAGGGCATCGCGGCGCGGGTGGTCTCGATGCCGTCGTGGGATCTCTTCGAGCGTCAGGACGAAGCGTACCAGGATTTCGTGTTGCCACCGGACGTAAATGCGCGGGTCGCGGTCGAACAGGCCGCGTCGCTGGGCTGGGATCGCTATGTCGGGCGTCCCGGCGCGCAGGTGGTGATGCATACGTTCGGTGCTTCCGCGCCGCTTGCCGAGTTGAAGAAGAAGTTCGGCTTCACGCCGGAGCATGTGTACGAAGCGGCGAAACAGCAGATCGCGCGGGTGAAGTCCGGGCGCGGCGAGGAGTGA
- a CDS encoding cupin domain-containing protein — MYNELKHGFDAAQTEFEAFLLSPHDWVPNNRKLPVVIYRRALMPESGDLAAGFEILFERNAWPPQWRDGIFDYHHFHATAHEILGVTDGSAQVIVGGPGGRVVTLCAGDAILLPAGTGHCLQSFARHFQVVAGYPEGQQWDIRREALTPQELAAMEALPFPPLDPIDGKQGPLVEHWLRAA; from the coding sequence ATGTACAACGAGTTAAAGCATGGATTCGACGCCGCCCAGACGGAGTTCGAAGCATTCCTGCTGAGCCCGCACGATTGGGTGCCGAATAACCGCAAGCTGCCGGTCGTGATCTACCGGCGCGCGCTCATGCCGGAAAGCGGTGACCTCGCGGCCGGGTTCGAAATCCTCTTCGAGCGCAATGCATGGCCGCCGCAATGGCGCGACGGCATTTTCGACTACCATCATTTCCATGCCACCGCCCACGAAATATTGGGCGTGACGGACGGTTCGGCGCAGGTGATCGTGGGCGGCCCGGGAGGCAGGGTGGTGACGCTCTGCGCCGGCGACGCGATCCTGCTGCCGGCCGGCACCGGCCACTGCCTGCAATCGTTCGCGCGGCATTTCCAGGTGGTGGCGGGCTACCCCGAGGGCCAGCAGTGGGATATCCGCCGCGAGGCGCTCACGCCGCAGGAACTGGCGGCCATGGAGGCATTGCCGTTTCCGCCGCTCGATCCGATCGACGGCAAACAGGGTCCGCTGGTCGAACACTGGCTGCGCGCCGCCTGA
- the zapE gene encoding cell division protein ZapE, giving the protein MFDEAQVTRTLAARGVVPDASQRAAIAALASLLGAHGQSARSSGGALALQGVYCHGLPGRGKSLVVDTVFELANCRKRRLHFHEFLREMNRRLVSEPRGDDRLGSVSRQWLDGSELLCFDEFHVHDIADAFLMGRFLDTAIELGTRIVLTSNYAPDGLLCDQEFHERFLPTIDQIKRGFTVIHFDGARDYRFGGEQAEAPRFFAPLGSATADALRQVFVRYEGNETLHPVTLSAAGRPLAARAAGAALLWADFENLCVASRSHLDYLELAEQWHGLMLDNLRTEWLTHPHTLQRLVWLVDIFYDRKRALFIASDAPIAAALGGLEGAHDLSRTLSRLAEMQSRAYRSTLDRARATSADMPEDAVDDPV; this is encoded by the coding sequence ATGTTTGACGAAGCGCAGGTGACACGCACGCTGGCCGCGCGCGGCGTCGTGCCCGATGCGAGCCAACGTGCCGCCATTGCAGCGCTCGCCAGTCTGCTCGGCGCACACGGCCAAAGCGCGAGATCGTCCGGTGGGGCATTAGCGCTTCAAGGCGTGTATTGCCATGGCCTGCCGGGGCGCGGCAAGAGTCTGGTGGTCGATACCGTGTTCGAACTGGCTAACTGCCGCAAGCGGCGTTTGCACTTCCACGAATTTCTGCGTGAGATGAACCGGCGGCTCGTGAGCGAGCCACGCGGCGACGACCGGCTCGGCTCGGTCTCGCGGCAATGGCTCGATGGTAGCGAGTTGCTGTGCTTCGACGAATTCCACGTGCACGATATTGCCGACGCGTTCCTGATGGGCCGCTTTCTCGATACCGCGATCGAACTGGGCACACGTATCGTGCTCACCTCGAACTACGCGCCGGACGGCCTGCTCTGCGACCAGGAGTTTCACGAGCGGTTTCTGCCGACCATCGATCAGATCAAACGCGGCTTCACCGTGATTCATTTCGACGGCGCGCGCGACTACCGTTTCGGTGGAGAACAAGCGGAAGCGCCGCGTTTCTTTGCACCGCTCGGCTCCGCCACCGCTGACGCGCTGCGCCAGGTTTTCGTGCGCTACGAAGGCAACGAAACGTTGCATCCGGTCACGTTGAGCGCGGCCGGCCGGCCACTCGCCGCGCGCGCGGCGGGCGCGGCCTTGCTATGGGCCGACTTCGAGAACCTGTGCGTGGCGAGCCGGTCGCATCTCGACTATCTGGAGCTTGCCGAGCAATGGCACGGTCTGATGCTCGACAATCTGCGCACCGAATGGCTGACGCACCCGCATACGCTGCAACGGCTCGTCTGGCTGGTCGATATCTTCTACGACCGCAAGCGCGCCCTGTTCATCGCGTCCGATGCGCCGATCGCAGCGGCGCTCGGCGGGCTCGAAGGCGCGCATGATTTGTCGCGCACGCTGAGCCGCCTCGCTGAAATGCAATCGCGCGCGTATCGCAGCACGCTCGACCGTGCGCGCGCGACGTCCGCGGATATGCCCGAGGACGCAGTAGACGATCCCGTGTAA
- a CDS encoding FdhF/YdeP family oxidoreductase — MSTDQITDTAPDGAAAPSTDSEPIKEYRNAAGGWGSVKAVASILVQEHVTLNGSRILAQQNKPDGFACVSCSWAKPADPHLFEFCENGAKATAWELTSKRIDADFFAAHTLSELRSWSGLELESRGRLTAPMRWDATSDRYVQTSWEHAFAEIGKELQAIQPNEAVFYTSGRASLETSYMYALLARLYGTNNLPDSSNMCHESTSVGLPKTIGVPVGTVQLEDFTHTDCMLFFGHNTGTNAPRMLHQLQDARKRGAEIITFNPLKERGLVTFANPQSPLDMLTPADTQISTQYHQVKIGGDAAAIAGLCKLLIEWDDDAQRNAAPRVLDVAFIAEHTHGFEAFADAMRATSWAEIEQRSQLSRAALEHAARVYANAKAAMVLYGMGITQHRNGVHNVQMLSNLLLLRGNIGRPGAGICPIRGHSNVQGQRTVGITEKPELAPLDKLKQLYGFEPPRDKGLSTVEACRGVLDGKVKAFLGLGGNFQVAIPDHHVMDPAWRRLRLTVQIATKLNRSHLLHGEVAYLLPCLGRIEIDRQASGEQWVSVEDSTACVHGSHGLAEPAGDMLLSEPAIVAGIAKALLPRNPNLDWDAWVGDYALVREAIERTYPDQFQDFNQRFRQPGGFHRPLAACGRKWNTDSGKANFIVPDTLDEDADMPSRGPDVLRLMTTRGDSQFNTTVYGLDDRFRGVSGSREVLLMHRDDMTRLGLAEGDAVCISTDSNDGIAREVDGMYVHAFDIPPGCIMGYFPECNRLIPLSHHAKSSLVPASKSIPVRLRKSAVVAPTAA, encoded by the coding sequence ATGAGCACGGATCAGATCACAGACACGGCGCCCGATGGCGCAGCGGCTCCCTCGACCGACAGCGAGCCGATCAAGGAATACCGCAACGCGGCGGGGGGTTGGGGCTCGGTGAAAGCGGTCGCCTCGATTCTCGTGCAGGAACACGTCACGTTGAACGGCAGCCGCATTCTGGCGCAGCAGAACAAGCCTGACGGCTTCGCCTGCGTGAGCTGTTCGTGGGCCAAACCGGCGGACCCGCACCTCTTCGAGTTCTGCGAAAACGGCGCGAAGGCGACCGCGTGGGAGCTCACCAGCAAACGTATCGACGCCGACTTTTTCGCGGCGCATACCCTGAGTGAATTGCGCTCATGGAGCGGCCTGGAACTCGAGTCGCGCGGCCGGCTAACCGCGCCGATGCGATGGGATGCCACGAGCGACCGTTACGTGCAGACCAGCTGGGAACATGCATTCGCGGAGATCGGGAAAGAGCTGCAAGCCATTCAGCCGAACGAGGCCGTGTTTTACACGTCCGGGCGCGCGTCGCTCGAAACCTCTTACATGTATGCGCTGCTCGCTCGCCTCTACGGCACGAACAATCTGCCCGACAGCTCGAACATGTGCCACGAGAGCACCTCGGTCGGCTTGCCGAAAACGATCGGCGTGCCGGTTGGGACCGTGCAGCTCGAAGACTTCACGCACACCGACTGTATGCTCTTCTTCGGCCACAACACCGGCACGAACGCGCCGCGCATGCTGCATCAATTGCAGGACGCGCGCAAACGCGGCGCGGAGATCATCACTTTCAATCCGCTCAAGGAACGCGGGCTCGTCACGTTTGCGAACCCGCAGTCGCCGCTCGACATGCTGACTCCCGCCGACACGCAGATCAGCACGCAATACCATCAGGTGAAGATCGGCGGCGATGCGGCGGCGATCGCCGGCCTCTGCAAGCTGCTGATTGAATGGGACGACGACGCGCAACGCAACGCGGCGCCGCGGGTGCTCGACGTGGCGTTCATCGCCGAACACACCCACGGCTTCGAGGCGTTCGCCGACGCCATGCGCGCCACCTCATGGGCGGAAATCGAGCAGCGCTCGCAACTCAGCCGCGCCGCGCTCGAACACGCGGCACGTGTCTATGCGAACGCGAAGGCCGCCATGGTGTTGTACGGCATGGGGATCACGCAGCATCGCAACGGCGTGCATAACGTGCAGATGCTGTCGAACCTGCTGCTTCTGCGCGGCAATATCGGCCGGCCGGGCGCGGGCATCTGTCCGATTCGCGGCCACTCGAACGTGCAGGGACAGCGCACGGTCGGCATCACCGAAAAGCCCGAGCTCGCCCCGCTCGACAAGCTGAAGCAACTGTATGGCTTCGAGCCGCCGCGCGACAAAGGCCTGAGCACGGTCGAAGCCTGCCGTGGCGTGCTCGACGGCAAGGTCAAAGCCTTCCTCGGCTTAGGCGGCAATTTCCAGGTGGCGATCCCCGATCATCATGTCATGGACCCGGCGTGGCGGCGGCTGCGGCTCACCGTGCAGATCGCCACCAAACTCAACCGCAGCCATCTGTTGCATGGCGAGGTCGCGTATCTGCTGCCATGCCTCGGGCGCATCGAGATCGACCGCCAGGCGAGCGGCGAGCAATGGGTCAGCGTGGAGGACAGCACGGCCTGCGTACACGGTTCGCATGGACTCGCGGAACCTGCCGGCGACATGCTGCTGTCCGAGCCCGCCATTGTCGCGGGCATCGCCAAGGCGCTATTGCCGCGCAATCCGAATCTCGACTGGGATGCGTGGGTGGGCGATTACGCGCTCGTGCGCGAGGCAATCGAGCGCACCTATCCGGATCAGTTTCAGGACTTCAACCAGCGCTTCAGGCAGCCTGGCGGCTTTCACCGGCCGCTGGCGGCTTGCGGGCGCAAATGGAACACCGACAGCGGCAAGGCGAATTTCATCGTGCCGGATACGCTCGACGAAGACGCGGATATGCCCTCGCGCGGCCCCGACGTGTTGCGCCTGATGACGACCCGCGGCGACAGCCAGTTCAACACCACTGTCTACGGTCTCGACGACCGCTTTCGCGGCGTGAGCGGCAGCCGCGAGGTGCTGCTCATGCATCGGGACGACATGACGCGGCTCGGCTTGGCGGAGGGCGACGCGGTATGCATCTCCACCGACTCGAACGATGGCATCGCGCGCGAGGTCGATGGCATGTATGTTCACGCGTTCGACATTCCGCCGGGCTGCATCATGGGCTACTTCCCGGAATGCAACCGGTTGATTCCGCTCTCGCATCACGCGAAATCGAGTCTGGTGCCGGCCTCGAAGTCGATTCCGGTGCGGCTGCGCAAATCGGCGGTGGTCGCGCCAACGGCGGCTTGA
- a CDS encoding DUF6723 family protein — protein MARHKADVVDDDFEIYASYHGTGDGRYVGGLKVVRKSDRKLLFPFDGAPEIGPYATADEARRAAIDYGREIVAADRAAPEK, from the coding sequence ATGGCGCGACATAAGGCCGACGTTGTCGACGACGACTTCGAGATTTACGCCAGCTATCACGGAACAGGCGACGGCCGTTACGTAGGTGGACTGAAGGTTGTCAGAAAATCGGACAGAAAGCTTCTGTTTCCATTCGACGGCGCGCCCGAGATCGGGCCATACGCGACCGCCGATGAGGCTCGCCGCGCGGCGATCGACTATGGCCGGGAGATCGTGGCCGCGGATCGCGCGGCCCCGGAAAAATGA
- a CDS encoding hybrid sensor histidine kinase/response regulator: MQSTHYPLPSADTLFEHAACGLLVTDVNGRILRVNATFCGWLGYEATELAGARQIQDLLSAGGKVFYQTHWAPLLQMQGSVAEVKLNVMHRDGHMLPMLLNAVRRRHGELTYLELAVLVVADRHKYEQELLLARRNAEASVAAHQLAQKELQESRDVLSLAMRGARMGAWSHEPKSGKFWWSRELEALAGYAEGRFANTPGGFFELIHPGDLIALNEAVDHAVETGDDYVAEFRFLHASGDWCWMEGRGRAAYDRHGEPLMIYGLGIDITERKEAQTVLLRQAAIFEHLSDAIVITDLRGNITDFNVGGERMLGYRMREILGKPVAIFLAPEDALKIRREALAALAADGTWRGELPFVRRDGSRGVCETVVKPLANARGDIYGAVSINRDITERRRAEQQLTRLNLELSKADRRKDEFLATLAHELRNPLAPMRNVLEILRLKEFADPQLNWSRDVFDRQLQHMTHLVDDLLEVSRITQGKLELRKQRLELARSMQSAMEAARPTVQASSHHLSVTLPREPLYLIADPTRLSQMILNLLNNAAKYTPPGGTISLAAEREGDEAVIVVRDSGIGIPHEHLDSVFEMFSQLAPALDRSQGGLGIGLALVRGLAELHGGTVAAFSEGPGKGSEFVIRLPVTTLATQPSDSAPPEAPNAAGLRVLVVDDNADAAESLAMVLELEGHEVRTAGDGIAGLELIDAFAPQAVILDIGLPRLNGYEVARRIRRDHHDAGILLIAVTGWGQQQDKQTAVEAGFDHHFTKPVDPRELQRVLSRQRV; this comes from the coding sequence ATGCAAAGCACGCACTACCCGCTGCCCTCCGCCGATACGTTGTTCGAGCACGCCGCCTGCGGCCTGCTCGTCACGGATGTGAACGGCCGCATTCTGCGCGTGAACGCGACGTTCTGCGGCTGGCTCGGCTATGAAGCAACGGAGCTTGCCGGAGCGAGGCAAATCCAGGATCTGCTGAGCGCCGGCGGCAAGGTGTTCTATCAAACGCACTGGGCGCCGCTGCTGCAAATGCAGGGTTCGGTCGCTGAGGTCAAGCTGAACGTGATGCATCGCGACGGCCACATGCTGCCGATGCTGCTCAACGCGGTGCGCCGCCGTCATGGCGAGCTGACCTACCTCGAATTGGCGGTGCTGGTCGTCGCCGATCGCCATAAGTACGAGCAGGAGTTGCTGCTCGCGCGCCGCAATGCCGAAGCGTCCGTCGCCGCGCATCAGCTCGCGCAAAAAGAGTTGCAGGAAAGCCGCGATGTACTGAGTCTCGCCATGCGCGGCGCGCGCATGGGCGCGTGGTCGCATGAGCCGAAGTCCGGCAAGTTCTGGTGGAGCCGCGAACTGGAAGCGCTCGCGGGTTACGCCGAAGGACGCTTTGCCAACACGCCCGGCGGCTTTTTCGAACTGATTCATCCGGGCGACCTGATCGCGCTGAACGAGGCCGTGGATCATGCGGTGGAAACCGGCGACGATTACGTCGCCGAGTTCCGCTTTCTGCATGCGAGCGGCGACTGGTGCTGGATGGAAGGCCGCGGCCGCGCCGCCTACGACCGCCACGGCGAGCCGCTGATGATCTACGGCCTCGGCATCGACATTACCGAGCGCAAGGAAGCACAGACCGTGCTGCTGCGCCAGGCCGCGATCTTCGAGCACCTGAGCGACGCGATCGTGATCACCGATCTGCGCGGCAATATCACCGACTTCAACGTGGGCGGCGAACGCATGCTCGGTTATCGCATGCGCGAGATTCTCGGCAAGCCCGTCGCGATTTTCCTCGCGCCGGAAGATGCGCTGAAGATCCGCCGGGAAGCGCTGGCGGCGCTGGCCGCCGACGGCACGTGGCGCGGCGAGTTGCCTTTCGTGCGGCGCGACGGTTCGCGCGGCGTCTGCGAGACCGTCGTCAAACCGCTCGCGAACGCGCGTGGCGACATCTACGGCGCGGTCAGCATCAATCGCGACATTACCGAGCGCCGGCGTGCCGAACAGCAACTCACGCGGCTCAATCTCGAACTCTCCAAGGCCGACCGCCGCAAGGATGAATTCCTCGCCACGCTCGCACATGAGCTGCGCAATCCGCTCGCGCCCATGCGCAACGTGCTGGAGATCTTGCGCCTGAAGGAGTTCGCCGATCCGCAACTGAACTGGTCGCGCGACGTGTTCGACCGGCAACTGCAACACATGACGCACCTGGTCGACGATCTGCTCGAAGTCTCGCGCATCACCCAGGGCAAGCTCGAGTTGCGCAAGCAACGGCTCGAACTGGCGCGCTCGATGCAATCGGCCATGGAAGCGGCGCGGCCGACCGTGCAGGCCTCGTCGCATCATCTGAGCGTCACGCTGCCGCGCGAGCCGCTCTATCTGATCGCCGACCCCACGCGCCTGTCGCAGATGATCCTGAATCTGCTGAACAATGCGGCCAAGTACACGCCGCCGGGCGGCACCATCTCGCTCGCGGCCGAGCGCGAAGGCGACGAAGCGGTGATCGTCGTGCGCGATTCCGGTATCGGCATTCCGCACGAGCATCTGGACAGCGTGTTCGAAATGTTCTCGCAACTCGCGCCGGCGCTGGACCGCTCGCAGGGCGGCCTCGGCATCGGTCTCGCGCTGGTGCGCGGCCTCGCGGAACTGCATGGCGGCACGGTCGCGGCCTTCAGCGAAGGCCCCGGCAAAGGCAGCGAATTCGTGATCCGGCTGCCGGTGACGACCCTCGCCACGCAGCCTTCCGACAGCGCGCCGCCGGAAGCGCCGAACGCGGCCGGCCTGCGCGTGCTGGTCGTCGACGACAACGCCGACGCCGCCGAGAGTCTCGCGATGGTGCTCGAACTCGAGGGCCACGAAGTGCGCACGGCCGGTGACGGCATTGCCGGTCTCGAACTGATCGACGCGTTTGCGCCGCAGGCGGTGATTCTCGATATCGGCCTGCCGCGTCTGAACGGCTACGAAGTCGCGCGGCGGATTCGCCGCGATCATCACGACGCCGGCATTCTGCTGATCGCCGTCACCGGCTGGGGTCAGCAGCAGGACAAGCAAACCGCCGTGGAAGCCGGCTTCGACCACCACTTCACGAAACCGGTCGATCCGCGGGAACTGCAACGGGTGTTGAGCCGGCAGCGGGTTTGA
- a CDS encoding ISL3 family transposase: protein MLLTRLLNACHHFPGFVYESARLCEQSKTIEIDVRPRKGSKPICSCCNRPGSGYDTLASRSFEFIPIWGFAVILLYAMRRVDCRECGVKVETVPWAIGKHTLTKAYMLFLAQWARKLSWKETAQSFRTSWEKVAQAVEWVVDWGLAHRELGTIRALGVDEIQYGRGHNYLTLVYQIEASCVRLLWVGQERTKESFAKFFVMIGKRLCEQVEFVCSDMWRPYIEMIALHCPNALNILDRFHIVAKMNKAIDEVRAEEARRMTRDGYEPVLKKSRWCLLKRPENLTDNQRLRLRDLLHYNLRSVRAYLLKEEFQQIWDYISPVWAGKFLDQWCTRVMRSRIEPMKKFARTVRAHRELILNYFHARKQFSSGIVEGLNNKAKVTMRKAYGFRTFRTTEIALYHALGNLPEPPTTHTFY from the coding sequence ATGTTGCTGACCCGCCTGCTCAATGCCTGCCATCATTTTCCCGGCTTCGTCTATGAAAGTGCCCGACTGTGCGAGCAGTCCAAAACCATCGAGATCGACGTGCGGCCACGCAAGGGTTCGAAGCCGATCTGTTCGTGTTGCAACCGGCCTGGCAGCGGCTATGACACGCTCGCATCGCGTAGTTTCGAATTTATTCCGATCTGGGGCTTCGCGGTGATTTTGCTGTACGCCATGCGCCGCGTCGACTGCCGTGAGTGCGGCGTGAAGGTCGAGACGGTGCCGTGGGCCATCGGCAAGCACACGCTGACCAAGGCCTACATGCTGTTTCTCGCGCAGTGGGCACGCAAGCTCTCCTGGAAAGAGACAGCGCAAAGCTTTCGCACCAGTTGGGAGAAGGTTGCCCAGGCGGTGGAGTGGGTGGTCGACTGGGGGCTGGCCCATCGCGAACTCGGCACCATCCGCGCTTTGGGCGTCGATGAAATCCAGTATGGCCGAGGGCACAATTATCTCACGCTGGTCTATCAGATCGAGGCCAGCTGCGTGCGCCTGCTTTGGGTTGGCCAGGAGCGCACGAAGGAAAGCTTCGCAAAGTTCTTCGTCATGATCGGCAAACGGTTGTGCGAGCAGGTCGAGTTCGTCTGCTCGGACATGTGGCGGCCCTACATCGAGATGATCGCACTACATTGCCCCAACGCGCTGAACATCCTCGACCGCTTCCACATCGTTGCCAAAATGAACAAGGCGATCGACGAGGTTCGCGCCGAGGAAGCTCGCCGCATGACCCGCGACGGCTATGAGCCAGTCCTCAAGAAGTCCCGCTGGTGTTTGCTCAAGCGGCCAGAGAACCTTACTGACAATCAGCGACTGCGCCTGCGCGATCTGCTGCACTACAACCTGCGCAGTGTCCGCGCCTATCTTCTCAAGGAGGAGTTCCAGCAGATCTGGGATTACATCTCGCCTGTCTGGGCAGGCAAGTTCCTCGATCAGTGGTGCACCCGGGTCATGCGCTCACGCATCGAACCAATGAAGAAGTTCGCACGCACCGTGCGCGCCCATCGAGAACTGATTCTCAACTACTTTCATGCGCGCAAGCAGTTCTCCAGCGGAATCGTCGAGGGTTTGAACAACAAGGCCAAAGTCACCATGAGAAAAGCGTACGGCTTCCGGACGTTTCGAACGACGGAAATCGCGCTATATCATGCACTTGGCAATTTGCCCGAGCCGCCGACAACCCACACTTTTTACTGA